A region from the Vibrio fortis genome encodes:
- a CDS encoding DUF1501 domain-containing protein → MISRRQLLAAMASTPIVSMMGTNSAYALPNNDYKALVCVFLFGGNDGFNMLVPNDNAHYDEYANARPDIAIPQASLLPLSLNTGSGLSLSLHPSMGEAQSLFDAGKMIAIANSGVLIEPATKTGLKDGTHAMPPFLFSHNSQQAEWQRGWSGSNTTLGWAGRLMDVLSSESDSISPSFSLNGYAQLLNGSDHTANLINASSLPRVNGINNAQRRKSFDRVMSLSPHTAFGREFDRVKNDSVSIRDTLANAIGSIPEEGHFPDLSLSKQLHTVARLIKSSDQLGHQRQVYFVGFGGFDTHANQLNDHAELMSALSQSLAAFNQSMEASGLGDKVTTMTMSDFGRRLASNGTGTDHGWASNHLVMGGALNGGQLYGQWPSLILDGDNDFNKGRMIPTTSVEQIGATIAKWMGVNTDSAMDYIFPNLTNFSVKDLGFLK, encoded by the coding sequence ATGATTTCACGTCGTCAATTATTAGCGGCCATGGCCTCGACACCTATTGTTTCGATGATGGGGACTAACTCCGCTTATGCATTGCCAAACAACGACTATAAGGCCCTTGTTTGTGTATTTTTGTTTGGTGGAAACGATGGCTTTAATATGTTGGTGCCTAACGACAACGCACACTACGATGAATACGCGAATGCTCGTCCAGACATTGCCATCCCACAAGCATCACTACTGCCTTTGTCACTAAACACTGGTTCAGGTTTATCGTTGAGTTTGCACCCTTCTATGGGAGAAGCACAAAGCCTGTTCGATGCTGGGAAAATGATTGCTATTGCCAATAGTGGTGTACTCATTGAACCTGCGACTAAGACAGGGCTGAAGGACGGCACACATGCAATGCCACCTTTCCTGTTCTCTCACAATTCCCAACAAGCCGAATGGCAACGTGGTTGGTCTGGTAGCAACACTACGCTAGGCTGGGCAGGTCGCTTAATGGATGTGTTGAGTAGTGAATCAGACTCCATTAGCCCAAGTTTCAGCCTTAACGGCTATGCTCAGCTATTGAATGGTAGCGACCATACTGCCAATCTGATCAATGCCTCTTCGCTACCAAGAGTGAATGGAATTAACAACGCTCAACGTCGCAAAAGTTTCGATCGTGTTATGAGCTTGTCGCCACATACAGCGTTTGGGCGAGAATTTGATCGCGTGAAAAATGATTCGGTTTCGATAAGAGATACGCTCGCAAACGCGATTGGTTCGATACCTGAAGAAGGGCATTTTCCCGATTTATCTTTAAGTAAGCAGCTGCATACAGTTGCTCGTTTAATTAAATCAAGCGATCAGCTGGGTCATCAAAGGCAAGTTTACTTTGTCGGTTTTGGTGGCTTTGACACCCACGCAAATCAATTGAACGACCATGCGGAGCTGATGAGTGCTTTAAGCCAGTCTTTAGCTGCGTTCAACCAATCCATGGAAGCATCGGGTTTGGGTGACAAGGTGACCACCATGACCATGTCTGATTTTGGCCGCCGTTTGGCAAGTAATGGTACTGGTACCGATCACGGCTGGGCGAGTAATCACCTTGTGATGGGCGGAGCTTTGAATGGTGGGCAACTATACGGGCAATGGCCATCTCTGATCCTTGATGGAGATAATGACTTCAACAAAGGGCGTATGATTCCAACGACATCCGTTGAGCAAATCGGTGCGACTATCGCGAAGTGGATGGGAGTAAATACCGATAGCGCGATGGACTATATTTTTCCTAACCTGACGAACTTCTCAGTGAAAGATTTAGGGTTTCTCAAATGA
- a CDS encoding DUF1800 domain-containing protein: MLKRSHLKLSVCFLSLSILSACGGGDGGGSSPAPSSLTQEQRYDLLYRSTFGPAPGSYQELESLGYSAWLNKQFSMSPTLHSTRLQEYPLAENADSYNQSDRVAVWWDVSLNAPDQLRQRVAFALSELFVISRYGASLGGRPVEMTDYYDMLITHAFGNYRDLIESVTLHAAMGDYLSMMANQKADPDNNRFPDENYAREVMQLFSIGLYELNPDGTDKLDSQGQLIPTYTQDDIENLARVFTGWHIAEKTKPWWGSKEGNWLVPMVAYPDYHDDEQKVVMGNVFAQGQTPEQDMDQAMDMLLNHPNTAPLISKHLIQRLVTSNPSPAYVARISALFSDNGSGVRGDLKAVIRGILTDAEALSGGDRTPAKMKEPLIAMTNFFRAFEAKSADPTGRFHNSINMFGAYGQSPLGSPSVFNFFSPEYAPNGEIAAAKDVAPEFEILSWNNFILTNNQLWTATGRTNYEGETNPTRIVINTAPLEAIANDHEALITEIERRLLSERMSDELREIVLEALEELRDTQQSLKVRNAIYIAVTSQEFHIEELAQ, translated from the coding sequence ATGTTAAAGCGTTCTCACCTCAAACTGAGTGTGTGTTTTCTGAGTCTCTCAATTCTCTCGGCATGTGGTGGGGGAGATGGTGGTGGCAGTTCTCCTGCGCCAAGCTCTCTAACGCAAGAGCAGCGCTACGATCTTCTGTATCGCTCGACGTTTGGGCCAGCGCCAGGCTCTTATCAAGAGTTAGAAAGCTTGGGTTATTCGGCTTGGCTAAATAAGCAGTTTTCTATGTCTCCAACTTTGCACTCAACACGTCTGCAAGAGTATCCACTGGCGGAGAACGCTGACAGTTACAATCAATCCGATCGCGTTGCTGTTTGGTGGGACGTTAGTTTGAACGCACCAGACCAATTGCGTCAGCGCGTCGCGTTCGCGTTGAGTGAGCTTTTCGTGATCTCAAGATATGGCGCAAGTTTGGGTGGTCGTCCGGTAGAGATGACAGACTACTACGATATGCTCATCACGCATGCGTTTGGTAACTATCGCGACCTGATTGAATCTGTCACGCTGCATGCTGCAATGGGTGATTATTTATCCATGATGGCAAACCAAAAAGCGGATCCGGACAATAATCGTTTTCCAGATGAAAACTATGCACGTGAAGTGATGCAGTTGTTTAGTATCGGTCTCTATGAATTGAACCCCGATGGCACAGATAAATTGGACAGTCAGGGGCAACTGATCCCAACTTACACGCAAGATGACATCGAAAACCTTGCGCGAGTATTTACTGGCTGGCACATCGCCGAAAAAACTAAGCCATGGTGGGGTTCTAAAGAGGGGAACTGGCTCGTCCCAATGGTGGCGTATCCTGACTACCATGATGATGAACAGAAGGTCGTGATGGGGAATGTTTTTGCTCAAGGGCAAACGCCAGAGCAAGACATGGATCAGGCAATGGATATGTTGCTCAACCACCCTAATACCGCGCCTTTGATCAGTAAACACCTTATTCAAAGATTGGTTACATCGAACCCTTCGCCTGCTTATGTTGCTCGAATCAGTGCATTGTTTTCTGACAACGGTTCCGGTGTCAGAGGTGATCTTAAAGCTGTGATTCGTGGAATTCTGACTGACGCTGAAGCACTGAGTGGCGGAGATCGAACCCCTGCTAAGATGAAAGAACCACTTATCGCGATGACCAATTTTTTCCGAGCATTTGAGGCTAAATCGGCTGATCCTACTGGGCGGTTCCATAACTCCATCAATATGTTTGGTGCATACGGACAATCGCCATTAGGTTCACCGAGTGTGTTCAACTTCTTCTCTCCAGAATACGCTCCAAACGGCGAGATAGCGGCAGCGAAAGACGTAGCACCGGAATTTGAAATACTCAGTTGGAATAATTTTATTCTGACGAACAACCAGTTGTGGACAGCGACAGGGCGAACCAATTACGAGGGCGAAACGAATCCAACTCGTATTGTCATCAACACGGCACCGTTAGAAGCGATCGCCAATGATCATGAAGCTCTGATTACAGAAATTGAAAGGCGTTTGCTCTCTGAAAGAATGAGTGATGAGCTTCGGGAGATAGTATTAGAAGCATTAGAGGAGCTTCGAGATACCCAACAGAGTTTAAAGGTTCGCAATGCCATCTATATCGCTGTCACGAGCCAAGAGTTTCACATCGAGGAGCTAGCCCAATGA
- a CDS encoding LysR family transcriptional regulator: MDSFEGINEFVTVAESKGFSAAAKQLGCSTSHVSRQVTRLEERLGVALLARSTRMVSLTEAGQAYYQQCKELVIGLQQANETLTTQQTQLSGVLRVSAAGAFSENHVAPALMEFAKQHPNLTVEINFNTCMVNFIEDGFDFAIRYGRLSDSGLVARKLVDRPMAAAASQSYLDEHGLPTHPDQLKHHSCIIANKDVWLFEKDGKAMDGVRVQGRWKSNNAQTVLQACTQGLGVAYLPKSSFNDAISSGYLVPILEPYWGSGNSSWIVYQNRHFLPLRARLAIDFLLEYFADWQE; this comes from the coding sequence ATGGATAGCTTCGAAGGCATTAACGAGTTTGTTACGGTTGCGGAGAGCAAAGGGTTTTCTGCAGCAGCAAAACAGTTGGGATGCAGTACCAGTCACGTGAGCCGCCAAGTCACACGATTAGAAGAACGATTGGGCGTGGCCCTGTTGGCACGCTCAACGAGAATGGTGAGCTTGACCGAAGCTGGTCAGGCTTATTATCAACAGTGTAAAGAGTTAGTGATTGGACTCCAGCAAGCGAATGAAACCCTGACTACTCAACAGACACAATTGAGCGGTGTATTAAGAGTGAGTGCGGCTGGGGCGTTTTCTGAGAATCATGTCGCGCCGGCTTTAATGGAGTTCGCTAAGCAGCATCCAAACCTCACGGTAGAGATCAACTTCAACACCTGCATGGTGAACTTTATTGAAGACGGTTTCGACTTTGCTATTCGTTACGGAAGATTAAGTGATTCAGGTTTAGTGGCAAGAAAGCTGGTGGATCGTCCAATGGCAGCGGCTGCCAGCCAGAGTTATCTTGATGAACATGGTTTACCAACGCATCCGGATCAGCTTAAACATCATAGCTGTATTATCGCGAACAAAGACGTTTGGTTGTTTGAAAAAGATGGCAAAGCTATGGATGGCGTGAGAGTTCAAGGTAGATGGAAGAGCAATAATGCTCAAACGGTTTTACAAGCTTGTACTCAAGGGCTAGGTGTTGCTTATTTGCCAAAGAGCAGCTTCAACGATGCCATTTCTTCTGGGTATTTAGTGCCCATTCTTGAACCTTATTGGGGGAGTGGCAACAGCAGCTGGATTGTGTATCAGAACCGCCATTTTTTGCCATTAAGAGCGAGATTGGCTATCGACTTTTTACTCGAATATTTCGCTGACTGGCAAGAGTAA
- a CDS encoding type 1 glutamine amidotransferase domain-containing protein, with the protein MNKVLIIVTNHATLGETDQANGTYAPELTHALSELLNAGFEYDIASIKGGQAPLYGTDIEGDAVNAKILADDDFQNRVNNTIPVSQINGDNYDAIFYPGGFGLLSDLASNEDFAKISAKHYEDGGIVAAVCHGPGALLPITLSNGEKLLASKSVTGFTREEEIDFGTINDIPFLLEESLARSAARYSKVQPWQEFVIVDDRVITGQNPTSAHGVGQAIVDLLK; encoded by the coding sequence ATGAACAAAGTACTGATTATTGTTACAAACCATGCAACGCTAGGTGAAACCGACCAAGCAAATGGAACTTACGCACCAGAGCTAACTCATGCCCTGAGCGAATTATTGAATGCTGGCTTTGAATACGACATTGCTTCTATTAAAGGTGGTCAGGCTCCTCTGTACGGTACAGACATCGAAGGCGATGCGGTAAACGCGAAAATCTTGGCAGATGATGATTTCCAGAACCGTGTAAACAACACCATTCCTGTATCGCAAATCAATGGAGATAACTACGATGCGATCTTCTACCCAGGTGGTTTTGGTCTACTTTCAGACCTAGCAAGCAACGAAGACTTCGCTAAGATCTCGGCTAAGCACTATGAAGATGGCGGTATTGTGGCAGCAGTTTGTCATGGTCCAGGTGCCCTATTACCAATCACGCTAAGCAATGGCGAAAAGCTGCTAGCATCTAAGTCAGTGACTGGTTTTACACGCGAGGAAGAGATTGATTTTGGCACTATCAATGACATCCCATTCTTATTGGAAGAATCTCTGGCTCGTAGCGCGGCGCGTTACTCTAAGGTGCAGCCATGGCAAGAGTTTGTGATTGTCGATGACCGAGTGATCACAGGTCAAAACCCGACGAGTGCTCATGGCGTAGGCCAAGCTATCGTTGATCTTCTGAAGTAA
- a CDS encoding helix-turn-helix transcriptional regulator, translating into MRWVEAEEKYQMVSEQFTETDPLLEGNVDTCKVKESFSLHWGTTTELKDHQVISTARKALILIILTGGKLDFSYDDLNFNMDSKDGYQGLVVNLAKPATFRRSVQKGNKVAKLKVLIPQEWVEERVDAGSRVDEFISQHLANFDLYSNEHLRAIIDKIIELHNGNETFKKIKLEALTQNLVLEVFEQLTNSDSPVNPVPLEGSNITTDSTKSSIDGLINHIEDNLDSDLSVKALAEYSHTSESNLRRKFKEVIGCSIKSYIRRRRLEVARKHLEQGLTSITEVAYYAGYRHPSNFTNAYKKAFGYPPAESVNKRD; encoded by the coding sequence GTGCGTTGGGTTGAGGCTGAAGAGAAATACCAAATGGTGTCTGAACAATTCACAGAGACAGATCCACTTCTTGAAGGTAATGTGGATACGTGCAAGGTTAAAGAAAGCTTCTCTCTGCATTGGGGAACCACAACAGAGCTTAAAGATCATCAAGTGATATCCACAGCGCGTAAAGCTTTGATCTTAATAATCTTAACGGGCGGCAAGCTTGACTTCAGTTACGATGATTTGAACTTCAATATGGACTCTAAAGATGGCTACCAAGGCTTGGTCGTTAACTTGGCCAAACCTGCTACCTTTAGACGCTCTGTTCAGAAAGGAAACAAGGTTGCCAAGTTAAAGGTACTGATTCCGCAGGAGTGGGTTGAGGAGCGAGTAGATGCGGGCAGTCGAGTCGACGAATTTATCTCACAGCACTTAGCTAACTTTGACCTGTATTCTAATGAGCATCTACGTGCAATCATCGACAAGATTATTGAACTGCATAATGGAAACGAAACATTTAAGAAAATTAAGTTGGAGGCACTAACTCAAAACTTAGTTTTAGAGGTGTTTGAGCAGCTCACAAACAGTGACAGTCCAGTGAACCCCGTTCCGTTAGAAGGCTCTAATATCACAACGGATAGCACCAAGAGCTCCATTGATGGCCTTATTAACCACATTGAAGACAATCTCGATAGCGATCTTTCTGTTAAGGCTTTAGCGGAATATTCGCACACAAGCGAATCCAATCTTAGACGGAAGTTCAAAGAAGTGATTGGCTGTAGTATTAAAAGTTACATACGTCGTCGCCGCTTAGAAGTTGCTCGTAAACACCTTGAACAAGGGTTAACTTCAATAACGGAGGTAGCCTACTATGCAGGTTATCGTCACCCTTCGAACTTTACCAATGCCTACAAGAAAGCCTTTGGTTATCCGCCTGCTGAATCGGTGAATAAACGTGATTAG
- a CDS encoding alpha/beta hydrolase-fold protein: MKWIFLFFALVTQLSSAQAMIINANKAQNIKFDTETQLSLKVDKPGYYRGYIRSQGYMEQVIAFNSSGDPIKKLLNDHSRETEIFWYVDEADTYQIEVTADSNKRVEVEMQLNPIALKSDQYLSPDLPILSPTLSKTASDIKGGVKDAEKKFWQAIESQGAPLVEYQTLNKAIVTFLYKGDVDNVRLLGAPYGGHAQMSQIEGSDIWFHSFEVPDTTRLSYRIAPNVPQLLKDANREQRKAVLATAAPDPLNRQPTFGSDTDLFGAASTLTLKYASSDQVATEQKRPKGLVSHFSYSDSMSDEERKISIYQPNKVYPLDKASPLLILFDGDAYLNKVPTPVVMDNLIADKAIPPMRVVFVNPSRPSLRGKELTPNKTFANILANELMPWLCDTHSICPSAENTVLSGSSYGGLASTYIALEHPERFGKVLSQSGSFWWKPRGTKKQLPHQQSWMSEFASTKSKMNIQFYLNAGVFETEPKNASIYQTNRNLFNTLKQKGYPVTFKSVASGHDYYSWRVMLADGLTTLFSK, from the coding sequence ATGAAATGGATTTTTCTCTTTTTTGCTCTTGTCACTCAGTTATCCAGTGCTCAAGCAATGATCATTAATGCAAACAAAGCACAGAACATCAAATTCGACACCGAAACACAGCTATCTTTGAAGGTCGATAAACCTGGATATTACCGTGGCTATATCCGCAGCCAAGGATATATGGAGCAAGTGATTGCATTTAACTCGTCTGGCGACCCAATCAAGAAACTACTTAACGACCACTCCCGTGAAACCGAGATATTTTGGTACGTCGATGAAGCAGACACCTACCAAATAGAGGTGACAGCGGACAGCAACAAGCGAGTAGAGGTCGAGATGCAACTCAACCCGATCGCGCTCAAAAGCGATCAATACTTATCGCCAGATCTGCCAATCCTTAGCCCAACCCTGTCTAAAACCGCCAGTGACATCAAAGGTGGTGTAAAAGATGCTGAAAAAAAGTTTTGGCAAGCCATTGAGTCGCAGGGCGCGCCGCTCGTTGAATATCAAACCCTTAACAAAGCGATCGTTACCTTTTTATATAAAGGTGATGTCGACAATGTCCGCTTGTTAGGCGCTCCTTATGGCGGCCATGCTCAGATGAGCCAGATTGAAGGTAGTGACATCTGGTTTCATTCATTTGAAGTACCCGACACCACGCGCCTCTCATACCGAATTGCGCCCAATGTTCCCCAGTTACTAAAAGACGCAAATCGAGAGCAAAGAAAAGCGGTATTGGCGACCGCCGCACCCGATCCACTGAATCGACAGCCAACTTTTGGATCAGATACCGATCTCTTTGGCGCTGCGTCAACGTTAACGCTGAAATACGCGTCGAGCGATCAGGTTGCAACCGAGCAAAAACGACCAAAAGGGCTGGTTAGCCACTTTTCTTACAGTGACTCGATGAGTGATGAAGAGAGAAAGATCAGCATCTATCAGCCGAACAAAGTTTACCCGCTAGATAAGGCTTCACCGTTACTGATTCTATTCGATGGCGACGCCTACCTAAATAAAGTACCGACACCCGTTGTCATGGATAACTTGATTGCCGACAAAGCTATCCCACCAATGAGGGTCGTGTTTGTTAACCCATCAAGGCCAAGTTTGCGAGGTAAGGAACTCACACCCAATAAGACGTTCGCCAACATATTGGCTAATGAGCTGATGCCATGGCTTTGTGACACACATTCTATATGCCCTTCCGCAGAGAATACGGTGTTGTCTGGCTCGAGTTATGGCGGCTTAGCATCGACTTATATTGCTTTGGAACACCCAGAACGTTTTGGCAAGGTGCTCAGTCAATCTGGCTCATTTTGGTGGAAACCACGAGGCACCAAAAAGCAATTGCCACACCAGCAGAGTTGGATGAGCGAATTTGCCTCGACCAAGAGCAAGATGAACATCCAATTCTATCTCAATGCCGGTGTATTTGAGACAGAGCCAAAGAACGCAAGTATCTATCAGACCAACAGAAACCTATTCAACACCTTAAAACAGAAAGGCTATCCAGTGACGTTCAAAAGCGTTGCAAGTGGTCACGACTACTATAGCTGGCGTGTGATGCTCGCAGATGGATTAACAACGTTATTTAGTAAATAA
- a CDS encoding TonB-dependent receptor domain-containing protein has protein sequence MEQIKTKKHQLAVAIALAGSISLPSVASESMQHTETMVVTANQYETSIKNAPASISVITREDIDKLPATDISTALESVAGVHVAKTTGAEPRIIIRGLQNQNSSNGNYTLFLINGRRISSSETVIRGASFDLSSIPMSAIEQIEVVRGPMSSLYGSEAIGGVVNVILKQASTETNVSGSLTYSMPADNNASALLPNAGGELKAGNTFVSGSIIPDVLTYTATVDISDQEAWFPDNAGENFSPQTEQKRNVFRGSLNWFITDRDDIYLDVSYSKDERVENSYFSSRNMLATSYYDGKKLTSTLGHVRSWDWGESDTSYFYETAKVNENNFHPLVDEAELNQDNHTVDSRFVVDHFDSQILSLGAQVSYTSVENQRDYSSSRSVTQSAVYVQDEYFVTDDFAATLSGRLTHNNQFGNDFSPRVYFVYNGIDNVTLKGGYGEGFKSPTLFQSSEDFSLVSCGGRCTLVGNPDLKPQTSKTYELSAMYSGVDGYVQATGFFNDVKNLIDRDLTPFFDGTSTIIQYENVDKVETKGVELEGNYEFSTSWSFTANATYTDAVNKVDDEDIAYTPEWLANANLNWLATRDLSFFTGLNYTGKQKDGSDNNLDAYTVVSLGGAYAFNENFTFRAGVTNVTDERLDQSTQAYEETEMGRTYYVKVDFDF, from the coding sequence ATGGAACAAATAAAAACAAAGAAACATCAATTAGCAGTGGCTATCGCTTTAGCAGGCTCAATCTCGTTACCTTCAGTAGCAAGTGAATCCATGCAACACACAGAAACTATGGTAGTAACGGCAAACCAATACGAGACATCGATAAAGAATGCGCCAGCATCAATCTCGGTGATCACACGTGAAGATATCGATAAGCTGCCTGCCACCGACATTTCGACAGCACTTGAGAGCGTGGCTGGTGTACACGTTGCCAAGACAACAGGTGCAGAACCAAGAATCATTATCCGTGGTCTACAGAATCAAAATTCATCTAACGGAAACTACACTCTGTTTTTGATCAACGGACGTCGAATCAGCTCTAGTGAGACGGTGATCCGTGGTGCTTCATTCGATCTATCTAGTATTCCAATGAGCGCTATTGAACAGATCGAAGTCGTAAGAGGGCCAATGTCTTCGCTCTACGGCAGTGAAGCGATTGGGGGCGTGGTTAACGTAATCCTGAAACAAGCTTCAACAGAAACCAATGTCTCAGGTAGCCTGACCTACAGCATGCCAGCAGACAACAATGCCAGTGCACTATTGCCTAATGCTGGCGGTGAGTTGAAAGCAGGTAATACGTTTGTTAGCGGCTCCATCATTCCTGACGTTCTGACTTACACTGCGACCGTAGACATCAGTGATCAAGAAGCATGGTTCCCAGATAATGCAGGTGAGAACTTTTCTCCGCAGACAGAACAGAAAAGAAACGTGTTCCGAGGCTCTTTGAACTGGTTTATCACAGACAGAGACGACATCTATCTTGATGTGTCGTACTCAAAAGATGAACGTGTAGAAAACAGCTACTTCAGCAGCAGGAACATGTTAGCAACCAGCTACTACGACGGAAAAAAACTGACCAGCACTTTAGGTCATGTACGCAGTTGGGATTGGGGTGAATCGGATACCAGTTACTTCTATGAAACAGCCAAAGTGAACGAAAACAACTTCCACCCATTGGTTGATGAAGCTGAACTAAATCAAGACAATCACACAGTAGATTCAAGATTTGTTGTCGACCATTTTGACAGTCAGATCCTGTCTCTGGGTGCGCAAGTCTCTTACACCAGCGTTGAGAACCAGCGCGACTATTCGAGCTCTCGCTCAGTCACGCAAAGTGCCGTCTATGTTCAAGATGAGTATTTTGTTACGGATGATTTCGCGGCAACCTTAAGCGGCCGACTCACGCACAACAACCAGTTTGGTAATGACTTCAGCCCACGTGTCTACTTTGTTTACAACGGTATTGATAACGTCACCCTAAAAGGCGGGTACGGTGAAGGCTTTAAGTCACCAACACTTTTCCAATCATCTGAAGACTTCTCTCTAGTAAGTTGTGGTGGGCGATGTACGCTTGTGGGTAACCCAGATCTAAAGCCGCAAACGTCGAAAACATATGAGTTGTCTGCCATGTACTCTGGCGTCGATGGTTATGTGCAAGCGACGGGTTTCTTTAACGATGTTAAAAACCTGATTGACCGTGACTTAACACCTTTCTTCGACGGAACATCGACCATCATTCAATACGAAAACGTGGATAAAGTTGAAACCAAAGGTGTTGAACTGGAGGGTAACTATGAGTTCTCAACAAGCTGGTCGTTTACAGCCAACGCTACCTATACCGATGCCGTTAATAAAGTTGACGATGAGGACATCGCCTACACCCCAGAGTGGTTAGCAAACGCAAATCTGAACTGGTTGGCAACACGCGACTTATCTTTCTTTACTGGCCTTAACTACACCGGTAAGCAGAAAGATGGTAGCGACAATAACCTCGACGCCTACACTGTCGTTTCATTAGGCGGTGCATACGCGTTCAACGAGAACTTCACGTTCCGCGCCGGTGTAACTAACGTGACAGATGAACGTTTAGACCAATCAACACAAGCCTACGAAGAAACAGAAATGGGCCGTACATATTACGTGAAGGTCGATTTCGACTTCTAG
- a CDS encoding dienelactone hydrolase family protein translates to MFPTSNQVLLSLACASFALGAVAADHGQSIQIPMKDKGWLWDSDIVLEATLYKPQGEGPFSVVIFNHGSTGGDKEYAKQTVNPWGFGKYLNDKNIALVIPMRRGRGGSEGSYKEQYTCSTEGISEGIEYATESLDASYQFILDQPWVDKEKVMLAGNSRGGILSLKFASEHPGAFTGVMNFAGGWVDDSCVAGGVSPNVPLFENAARKLSIPTLFIYGRNDPFYSDESIKTYAMSYENAGGNMDFELYQLGSGASGHDVFYRYYHLWSGVADQYLIETKMDVTR, encoded by the coding sequence ATGTTTCCAACTTCTAATCAAGTTTTGTTGAGTCTAGCCTGCGCGAGTTTTGCTTTAGGTGCTGTCGCTGCTGATCACGGTCAGTCAATTCAAATTCCTATGAAAGATAAGGGCTGGTTATGGGATAGCGATATTGTTCTAGAAGCTACTCTTTATAAGCCGCAAGGAGAAGGGCCCTTCTCTGTCGTTATTTTTAATCACGGCTCGACAGGAGGTGATAAAGAGTACGCCAAACAAACGGTCAATCCGTGGGGCTTTGGGAAATATCTAAATGATAAAAACATCGCACTCGTGATACCGATGAGAAGAGGTCGAGGTGGTTCAGAAGGGAGCTACAAAGAACAATACACATGTAGCACTGAGGGAATCAGTGAGGGTATAGAGTATGCGACGGAATCTCTCGATGCATCGTATCAGTTCATCTTAGATCAACCGTGGGTCGACAAAGAGAAAGTTATGTTAGCAGGTAACTCAAGAGGCGGGATCCTGTCGTTGAAGTTTGCTTCAGAACATCCAGGTGCATTCACTGGGGTGATGAACTTTGCTGGAGGTTGGGTTGATGATTCCTGTGTTGCTGGCGGTGTATCACCAAACGTACCTTTATTCGAGAATGCGGCACGTAAGCTCAGCATACCGACTTTATTTATCTACGGACGAAACGACCCATTTTATTCCGATGAGTCGATAAAGACTTACGCAATGTCTTATGAGAACGCGGGTGGAAATATGGATTTTGAGCTATATCAGCTCGGCTCTGGAGCTTCGGGACATGATGTTTTCTACAGGTACTATCACTTATGGTCGGGTGTAGCTGATCAATATCTAATTGAAACAAAAATGGATGTGACGCGGTAA